The following are from one region of the Endozoicomonas sp. 4G genome:
- a CDS encoding cobalamin-binding protein, translating into MPAIWLAVLVFSGYTTLLQASEICVADDLARKVCVPELVKKIISLSPGSTELIYAAGAGKQLVAVDDHSDYPPAVAKIPRIGGFPNISVEAIAAMKPDVVVAWAGGNSPKVTSKLESLGITVFYIDPLSFPDIASVIRRLGKLFGTSAVADKEAKKFLARYQAIKKHYQVKKPVTVFYEIWDKPLMSISNDQIIGQVIALCGGQNIYADSKVRVPQVTMESLLSKNPEVIVSSNNLKDGKTIEARWSQWSDLRAVAQHYLFTVEANLISRPSPRVLDAAESLCQQLESVRKESPAKASKAP; encoded by the coding sequence ATGCCTGCTATCTGGCTGGCTGTTTTGGTATTTTCTGGTTATACGACGTTGTTGCAGGCTTCAGAGATTTGCGTAGCAGACGATCTGGCAAGAAAAGTCTGTGTCCCTGAGCTCGTCAAAAAAATAATCAGCCTTTCCCCCGGTTCGACTGAGTTGATCTACGCCGCGGGGGCGGGCAAACAGCTGGTAGCGGTTGACGATCACAGCGACTACCCGCCCGCCGTCGCCAAAATTCCCCGCATCGGTGGCTTTCCCAATATCAGCGTTGAAGCCATTGCCGCCATGAAGCCAGATGTGGTGGTGGCCTGGGCAGGGGGCAACAGTCCGAAAGTTACTTCAAAACTGGAATCCCTGGGGATCACGGTTTTTTACATTGACCCGCTGAGTTTTCCTGATATCGCATCGGTTATCAGGCGACTGGGCAAATTGTTTGGTACCTCGGCAGTCGCCGATAAAGAAGCGAAAAAGTTTCTGGCTCGCTACCAAGCCATCAAGAAACACTATCAGGTTAAAAAGCCTGTCACTGTCTTTTATGAGATCTGGGACAAGCCGCTGATGAGTATCAGTAACGACCAGATTATCGGGCAGGTGATAGCACTTTGTGGCGGCCAGAATATCTATGCTGACTCAAAAGTGCGGGTTCCCCAAGTCACTATGGAATCCCTTCTTAGCAAGAACCCTGAAGTCATTGTCAGCTCCAACAACCTTAAAGACGGCAAAACTATTGAAGCGCGTTGGTCGCAATGGAGCGACCTGCGGGCAGTGGCACAGCACTATCTTTTTACCGTTGAAGCGAACCTGATTTCCAGACCCTCACCCAGGGTGCTGGATGCTGCCGAATCCCTTTGCCAACAACTTGAGAGCGTTAGAAAAGAAAGTCCCGCCAAGGCTTCAAAGGCTCCGTAA
- a CDS encoding TonB-dependent receptor has translation MSSTLRITVALATAGLAGTLQASEEVTQLDEVVVTATRTAQSVDETLAPVTVISREDIERSQATDVTELLKQVPGIQVNRSGGPGALPSVFVRGASSSQTLVLVDGQRLNSPTAATPEFQYLTPDQIEKIEIVRGPKSSLYGADAIGGVIQIFTRRGQGDPKLTVKAGAGSRNTSDIGVNYGGEVNGTRFNIGASLFETAGYDYTNDNYPANTGLNLDDDGFRDKSFTSQLSHTFETGAELGFSFIHNQGKTEFDGYTTKLFKKYPYNAYTEFESSTANIYAVVPVSESFMTRVDAGYTELESKQLGKNSAPEAPYTPNYYDTKRYSVVAQGDISWLDSQLLTLGVDYYKDEVDSSSLYFNPETNKQVDSRYNAAIFAQNQSDFGWSDLQVGLRRDKNESFGYSTTGNIAWGVDLPESFRIVASYGTAFRAPSFNDLYYPESGNPDIKPETSNNVELALKGRHAIGNWSVALFQNDIKDLIAWAPSAADPNIWVPSNVDEARIKGIEAVIQKRIDDWNIRASATVLDAKDTKRDKVLARRAEQFATLDVDRQFGLFSVGSSIRAQGHSYDDAENTTRLAGFVTVDVRGGYRVTKELLTELKVVNLFDKDYQTANGYRSEPKGAFLTLTWTPEL, from the coding sequence ATGTCTAGTACATTGCGTATTACCGTTGCACTGGCGACAGCCGGTCTGGCAGGTACACTTCAGGCCAGTGAAGAAGTGACCCAGCTGGATGAAGTGGTGGTAACGGCCACCAGAACGGCTCAGTCGGTGGACGAAACCCTGGCGCCGGTGACCGTGATTTCGCGGGAAGATATTGAGCGTAGTCAGGCGACAGACGTCACTGAGCTTCTAAAGCAAGTTCCGGGTATTCAAGTCAATAGAAGTGGTGGACCGGGCGCTTTACCGTCTGTATTTGTTCGTGGAGCCAGTTCTTCGCAGACATTGGTGTTAGTCGACGGTCAGCGATTGAATAGCCCCACTGCCGCAACACCTGAGTTTCAATACTTAACTCCAGATCAGATTGAAAAAATTGAAATTGTTCGCGGCCCCAAGTCTAGCCTATATGGTGCTGATGCAATTGGTGGTGTCATTCAAATATTCACACGAAGAGGTCAAGGGGATCCGAAGCTAACAGTTAAAGCTGGTGCAGGTAGTAGAAACACTAGTGATATAGGAGTGAACTATGGTGGTGAGGTTAATGGCACCCGCTTCAACATAGGCGCTAGCTTGTTTGAAACTGCCGGATATGACTATACGAATGACAACTACCCTGCAAATACAGGTTTAAACCTGGATGATGATGGATTTAGAGATAAGTCATTTACTAGTCAGTTATCGCATACTTTTGAAACAGGAGCTGAGCTAGGCTTCAGTTTTATACACAATCAGGGGAAAACAGAGTTTGATGGTTACACAACTAAGTTGTTTAAAAAATATCCATATAACGCCTATACAGAGTTTGAATCTTCAACGGCGAATATTTACGCTGTAGTGCCTGTTTCAGAGTCTTTCATGACTAGAGTTGACGCAGGATACACTGAGTTAGAAAGCAAGCAACTCGGTAAGAACTCTGCTCCAGAAGCTCCTTACACTCCGAATTATTATGACACTAAACGCTACTCAGTAGTGGCACAAGGAGATATTTCTTGGCTGGACAGTCAGCTTTTGACGTTAGGCGTAGATTATTACAAGGATGAAGTTGATAGCAGCAGTCTATATTTTAATCCTGAAACGAATAAGCAAGTTGATTCTCGATACAACGCAGCGATATTTGCTCAGAATCAATCTGACTTTGGTTGGAGTGATCTGCAGGTCGGGCTGCGTAGAGATAAAAATGAGTCATTTGGTTATAGCACAACTGGAAACATAGCTTGGGGAGTTGACTTACCCGAAAGCTTCAGAATAGTTGCCTCCTATGGAACCGCTTTTAGAGCCCCTTCATTTAATGACCTTTACTACCCAGAATCTGGGAATCCCGACATTAAGCCAGAAACTTCGAATAATGTTGAGTTGGCTTTAAAGGGGCGTCATGCGATTGGCAACTGGTCTGTTGCCCTTTTCCAGAATGATATAAAGGATCTTATTGCTTGGGCTCCTTCTGCTGCCGATCCAAATATATGGGTGCCTTCTAACGTTGACGAAGCCAGAATTAAAGGTATTGAGGCTGTTATTCAAAAAAGAATTGATGATTGGAATATCAGAGCATCAGCAACCGTTCTGGATGCAAAAGATACCAAGAGGGATAAGGTTCTTGCCAGAAGAGCTGAGCAGTTTGCAACGCTTGATGTTGATAGACAGTTTGGCCTTTTCTCTGTTGGTTCATCTATTAGAGCGCAAGGTCACTCTTATGATGATGCTGAAAATACAACACGTTTGGCTGGCTTCGTGACCGTAGATGTCAGAGGCGGATACAGGGTAACCAAAGAGCTTCTTACGGAATTGAAAGTGGTTAATCTGTTTGATAAGGATTACCAAACAGCAAATGGTTATAGAAGTGAGCCAAAAGGTGCATTTTTAACTTTAACCTGGACTCCCGAGCTGTAA
- a CDS encoding cobalamin adenosyltransferase, with translation MTLKKSSDIRELCYPFIYEHSSLCDHEIITDELCTTLGGAIYELEGDERFSDIYDFLCELQPKIFHLNASIRGKQALFEEQLEWLAGHFDHYQQEIAGRIKGFVLPRGPRPVQLLHSCRSLSKKAIRAMVLVDAEGIEVPDVLHRFANMLCNLFFRLTVVINGRLGISEPEYVSKSYKSKSASTLRQESTKKVV, from the coding sequence ATGACACTGAAAAAATCCAGCGACATCCGCGAGCTTTGCTACCCCTTCATCTACGAACATTCATCTCTGTGCGATCACGAAATTATTACCGATGAGCTGTGTACGACACTGGGCGGAGCCATCTATGAACTCGAAGGAGACGAGCGATTCAGCGATATCTACGATTTTCTCTGCGAGCTGCAACCGAAAATCTTCCACCTGAATGCCTCTATCCGGGGAAAACAGGCTCTGTTTGAGGAGCAGCTGGAATGGCTTGCCGGGCATTTTGACCATTATCAGCAAGAGATCGCCGGGCGGATTAAAGGCTTCGTGTTACCCCGCGGACCCCGACCTGTTCAGTTGCTCCACTCGTGTCGTTCGCTCAGTAAAAAAGCGATCAGGGCGATGGTGCTGGTGGATGCGGAAGGCATAGAGGTTCCAGATGTCCTGCACCGTTTTGCCAACATGCTTTGCAATCTGTTTTTCCGATTAACGGTGGTGATCAATGGACGACTGGGGATCAGTGAGCCTGAGTATGTGAGCAAGAGTTATAAGTCCAAGTCCGCCTCAACGTTAAGGCAAGAGTCTACGAAAAAGGTTGTGTAA